A window of Anas acuta chromosome 28, bAnaAcu1.1, whole genome shotgun sequence genomic DNA:
CCTTCGGCGCAGCCGGGCTGCCCACCACATCAAGGCGAGGACGGCGGCGCCGGGCGGCACGAAGGCCAGCAGCCACAGGAAGcatcctgctgcagggagggaggggaggacaAGGAGACGTTGCCGACGGGGCACGGAGCTGGcgccgggggcggccggggaAAGGGAGCGATGCAGGGAGATGGGGCCAGGGCAGCGTTTGCAGCGTTTCAGCCCAGGGAGACGGGGAAAAAGGGATTTAAGGCTGGAAGAAGCGGGCTTGGAGTCCCTGCAAGCACAGACCAAGCACAGAGCAAAGCCCGCGGTGCCCAGGGGGAGGCTGCTCGAGCTCACCCGTGCCGATGGTCTCGCTGACGATCCTGCCCATGCCGCGCTCCGTGGCCGTGCAATTCATGGCCCCGTCCCAGCGCTCGGTAGAGACCCAGGTGAGGTTCCAGGAGCCAGGGAGGTGGCACAGCAGGGGGACAAAGTCCGAGGGCTCCTCTTCATCCACGGGCACCAGGATGGAGACCTTGGGCTCGGAGGCATCTGAAAGTGAGAGGGAAAACCCAGTGTCCCCAGGGATGTCCCCAGGGATGTCCCCAGCACCGCCACACGTTGCCACGCTCACCTGTGACGAGGAGCCTGGTCCCCTTCCCAAACTGGGAGTGCGACACGGAGGAGGTGCAGTAATAATACCCAGAGTCCTCACGCTGCACATTGCTGATATTCAAGGGGAAAATGCCCCTTGCTCTCATCATCCCTGAGTATTTCCCCTTTGGTTTCGAGGCCGCCGTGCTCTCGTAAATCCATTCCAAGCTGCCATCCGGCTTCTCCCTGTACCAATTGGCACGCTCTGGGCTGCCTGagatgctgcagctcagctcggCCGTCGCCCCAGGGGACACCCAGAGCTGTGCCGGGCTCTCCTGGATCCACGGCTCCTTCGCAGAGATGGCTCCTGCATTGGGGGAGTGGGTCTGAGCGCAGCAGGCAGTGCCATGGGTCACCCTCATGCTTCAGGCTG
This region includes:
- the LOC137845792 gene encoding M1-specific T cell receptor beta chain-like: MCSLPGVLLLLLTGAISAKEPWIQESPAQLWVSPGATAELSCSISGSPERANWYREKPDGSLEWIYESTAASKPKGKYSGMMRARGIFPLNISNVQREDSGYYYCTSSVSHSQFGKGTRLLVTDASEPKVSILVPVDEEEPSDFVPLLCHLPGSWNLTWVSTERWDGAMNCTATERGMGRIVSETIGTAGCFLWLLAFVPPGAAVLALMWWAARLRRRPARAVLRRGPEPECEYAALGH